One Roseomonas gilardii subsp. gilardii genomic region harbors:
- a CDS encoding MFS transporter produces the protein MARDQDRFGSAEGPERGPPGGTLPLFSLAAVIATAGIFGLTYSLTAPLIALEMASQGLDETLIGLNAAMHALGVLLIAPVLPHLSARHGARPLVLLALALTAVLLLLFPAMPSFWLWFPLRLGLGIAAEILFVLSETWSSELATDETRGRVMAVYTAVLSLGFAAGPLILLVTGSAGALPFAAGAAVALAATLAILHPRIRQPARRSTHHGNLLHAMRIAPIAMATTALNAAIETAGLSFIALYALRLGWSEQQGTQLITALMLGAIVLQLPIGWLSDRMDRRRLMFWLAVLSASGAMVWPFLLRHPYLAYPTLFVWGGLFVGIYTTMLALIGSRFRGSALVGVYAAMGLLWGGGALLGPALAGLALDLTPHGLPIFAALACAAFAVLVFRLREDGLDAETREAPFPEAPVREGQP, from the coding sequence ATGGCACGGGATCAGGACCGCTTCGGGTCGGCGGAGGGCCCGGAACGAGGACCGCCCGGCGGTACCCTGCCTCTCTTCTCGCTTGCCGCGGTGATCGCCACGGCCGGGATCTTCGGGCTGACCTACAGCCTGACCGCACCGCTCATCGCGCTCGAGATGGCCAGCCAAGGGCTGGACGAGACGCTGATCGGGCTGAACGCCGCCATGCATGCCCTGGGCGTGCTGCTGATCGCGCCGGTGCTGCCGCATCTCTCGGCCCGCCATGGCGCCCGCCCCCTGGTCCTCCTGGCCCTCGCCCTCACGGCCGTGCTCCTCCTCCTGTTCCCGGCCATGCCCTCCTTCTGGCTCTGGTTCCCGCTGCGCCTGGGCCTGGGCATCGCGGCCGAGATCCTTTTCGTCCTGTCCGAGACCTGGAGCAGCGAGCTGGCCACGGACGAGACCCGTGGCCGGGTGATGGCGGTCTATACGGCCGTCCTGTCGCTGGGCTTCGCCGCCGGGCCGCTGATCCTCCTGGTGACCGGCAGTGCCGGCGCCCTTCCCTTCGCCGCCGGCGCCGCCGTGGCCCTGGCGGCCACCCTGGCCATCCTCCATCCGCGCATCCGTCAGCCGGCGAGGCGCAGCACGCATCACGGCAACCTGCTGCATGCGATGCGCATCGCCCCCATCGCGATGGCGACCACGGCGCTGAACGCGGCGATCGAAACGGCGGGCCTCTCCTTCATCGCCCTCTATGCCCTGCGGCTGGGCTGGAGCGAGCAGCAGGGCACGCAGCTCATCACCGCGCTCATGCTGGGCGCCATCGTGCTGCAACTGCCGATCGGCTGGCTCAGCGACCGGATGGACCGGCGGCGGCTGATGTTCTGGCTGGCGGTCCTCTCGGCGTCCGGAGCGATGGTCTGGCCGTTCCTGCTGCGCCATCCCTACCTCGCCTATCCGACCCTGTTCGTGTGGGGCGGCCTCTTCGTCGGCATCTACACCACCATGCTGGCGCTGATCGGCAGCCGCTTCCGTGGCAGCGCCCTGGTGGGCGTCTATGCCGCCATGGGGCTGCTCTGGGGCGGCGGGGCCCTGCTCGGCCCCGCTCTGGCGGGGCTGGCGCTCGACCTCACCCCGCACGGCCTGCCCATTTTCGCCGCCCTCGCCTGCGCCGCCTTCGCCGTGCTGGTGTTCCGCCTGCGCGAGGACGGCCTGGATGCGGAAACCCGGGAGGCCCCGTTCCCGGAGGCGCCGGTCCGGGAGGGCCAGCCATGA
- a CDS encoding HdeD family acid-resistance protein → MIRIVLLLLGREFVQRRWWTLALAGGLWALLGIALVIDALDGQTVIRARDFGYFLLAEGLLTLPAAFGSQGTARRLRLAKAGIFLVIAALVFTAHRSSHFALAMLFGTAFLVDGALRIASAHVVRFPGWRSSLAAGIFEILLGIATLQPWPTWYEATIGFNIGCLLAISGAGVLRVGWRLRNLPADAPLSALFGGAWSLAYPEAAPETLEDGMPVLTVHVWTPTGTATTPLHQRAVNRYVAAVDQNGTISTGHAALECLPDVYVSHYPAVEIDRSPSEFTQTLRAVRENDVPGRFQPSYAEEAAGWCPSTVQVRFRNFDAARLRRFWNAYRHDDTYNLTSRNCSSAVAHALDAALEGIYRKQQRPWSRLTRAWFSPELWVAGMLRDRAETMAWTPGLVLDYARALSALVEDSHPSWRLNAWRRLSRRSGDRPSTEYGSPGEG, encoded by the coding sequence ATGATCCGCATCGTCCTTCTCCTGCTCGGGCGGGAATTCGTGCAGCGCCGCTGGTGGACCCTGGCCCTGGCCGGCGGCCTCTGGGCCCTTCTGGGCATTGCCCTGGTGATCGACGCGCTGGATGGGCAGACCGTCATCCGGGCCCGGGATTTCGGCTATTTCCTGCTGGCGGAGGGCCTGCTCACCCTGCCCGCCGCGTTCGGCAGCCAGGGAACGGCCCGGCGGCTCCGCCTGGCCAAGGCCGGCATCTTCCTGGTCATCGCCGCCCTGGTGTTCACGGCGCACCGCTCCAGCCACTTCGCCCTGGCCATGCTGTTCGGCACCGCCTTCCTCGTCGATGGCGCGCTGAGGATCGCCAGCGCCCATGTCGTCCGCTTCCCCGGCTGGCGCTCCTCCCTGGCCGCCGGCATCTTCGAGATCCTGCTCGGCATCGCGACGCTGCAGCCCTGGCCCACCTGGTACGAAGCCACGATCGGCTTCAATATCGGCTGCCTGCTGGCCATCTCCGGCGCCGGTGTGCTGCGCGTCGGCTGGCGCCTGCGCAACCTGCCCGCGGATGCCCCGCTCTCCGCCCTGTTCGGCGGTGCCTGGTCCCTCGCCTATCCCGAGGCGGCGCCGGAGACACTGGAGGACGGCATGCCGGTCCTCACCGTCCATGTCTGGACGCCGACCGGCACGGCCACGACCCCGCTGCACCAGCGCGCCGTGAACCGCTATGTCGCGGCGGTGGACCAGAACGGGACCATCTCCACCGGCCATGCCGCGCTGGAATGCCTGCCGGATGTCTATGTCAGCCATTATCCGGCGGTGGAGATCGACCGCTCGCCCTCCGAGTTCACCCAGACCCTGCGCGCGGTGCGCGAGAACGACGTCCCGGGCCGCTTCCAGCCCAGCTATGCCGAGGAGGCGGCGGGCTGGTGCCCCTCGACGGTGCAGGTGCGCTTCCGGAACTTCGATGCCGCCCGGCTGCGCCGCTTCTGGAACGCCTATCGCCACGATGACACCTACAACCTGACCTCGCGGAACTGCTCCAGTGCCGTCGCCCATGCGCTCGATGCGGCACTGGAAGGGATCTACCGCAAGCAACAGCGCCCCTGGTCCCGCCTGACCCGCGCCTGGTTCAGCCCGGAGCTCTGGGTGGCAGGCATGCTGCGCGACCGCGCGGAGACCATGGCCTGGACCCCTGGTCTGGTGCTCGACTACGCCCGTGCCCTGAGCGCGCTGGTCGAGGATTCCCATCCCTCCTGGCGCCTGAACGCCTGGCGTCGCCTGTCGCGCCGGAGCGGCGACAGGCCATCCACGGAGTATGGCTCGCCGGGCGAAGGCTGA
- a CDS encoding peptide ABC transporter substrate-binding protein, with amino-acid sequence MGQDQAAHRHSLLSRLGRRSLLRATLASAPLLPALAGRGRAQASAARDSLTIGITQYPSTLHPNIESMMAKAYALGFAHRPLTAYGPDWTLQALGCETLPSLENGLAALERTPEGKPGMRVTWRLREGWLWGDGMPVTAEDFRFAWEAGRSFETGFGGAEFYRSAYEFLSPDPRTVTLRMDRLSFDYASAGNFVPLPAHLERARWEADRRNYRSRTLYDTDSTNPGLWCGPYRVAAVQPGASLTLERNERWNGPTPAFRRIVLRAIENTAALEAQLLAGQIDMVPGEMGFPLEQAVALEKRAGDRFRLFTRPGLVWEHIDLRLDNPVLEDRRVRQALLCGMDRARIAQTLYGGRQPLARSGVHPDDPMYSPATPDWPFDPRRAQALLEEAGWRPGPGGIRVNAAGGKLSLEFNTTAGNRAREQVQQIIQGMWKAIGAEARIRNEPPRVLFGETLSQRRFTGAALFAWVSSPENVPRTTLHSSEIPTAERNWSGQNYPGFRNAEMDALLEELPQELDPEKRRPLWARLQAITATELPALPLWHRAEAHVWPLWLSGVEPTGHLNPSSLWVTGWKAA; translated from the coding sequence TTGGGCCAGGACCAAGCCGCGCATCGCCACAGCCTTCTCTCCCGGCTGGGCCGCCGCTCCCTTCTTCGGGCCACGCTCGCCTCGGCGCCGCTCCTGCCCGCCCTGGCCGGGCGGGGCCGGGCCCAGGCCTCGGCGGCGCGCGACAGCCTGACCATCGGCATCACCCAGTACCCTTCCACCCTGCACCCGAATATCGAGAGCATGATGGCCAAGGCCTATGCGCTCGGCTTCGCACACCGGCCGCTCACCGCCTATGGGCCGGACTGGACGCTCCAGGCCCTGGGCTGCGAGACCCTGCCCAGCCTGGAGAACGGCCTCGCGGCGCTGGAACGGACCCCGGAGGGCAAGCCCGGGATGCGCGTCACCTGGCGGCTGCGGGAGGGCTGGCTCTGGGGCGACGGAATGCCCGTGACGGCGGAGGATTTCCGCTTCGCCTGGGAGGCCGGGCGCAGCTTCGAGACGGGCTTCGGCGGCGCCGAGTTCTATCGCAGCGCCTATGAGTTCCTGTCTCCCGACCCGCGCACCGTCACGCTGCGGATGGACCGGCTTTCCTTCGACTACGCCTCGGCCGGGAATTTCGTGCCCCTGCCCGCGCATCTGGAACGCGCCCGCTGGGAGGCCGACCGGCGCAACTACCGCTCCCGCACCCTCTACGACACGGACAGCACGAACCCCGGCCTCTGGTGCGGCCCCTACCGCGTCGCCGCCGTGCAGCCGGGCGCCAGCCTGACGCTGGAGCGCAACGAGCGCTGGAACGGCCCCACCCCGGCCTTCCGCCGGATCGTGCTGCGCGCGATCGAGAACACCGCCGCGCTGGAGGCCCAGCTCCTGGCCGGGCAGATCGACATGGTGCCGGGCGAGATGGGCTTCCCGCTGGAACAGGCCGTGGCGCTGGAGAAGCGCGCCGGCGACCGCTTCCGCCTCTTCACCCGCCCAGGCCTGGTCTGGGAGCATATCGACCTGCGGCTCGACAACCCGGTGCTGGAGGACCGGCGGGTGCGGCAGGCCCTGCTCTGCGGCATGGACCGGGCCCGCATCGCCCAGACGCTCTATGGCGGCCGCCAGCCCCTGGCTCGCAGCGGCGTGCACCCCGACGACCCGATGTACAGCCCCGCCACGCCCGACTGGCCCTTCGATCCCAGGCGCGCCCAGGCTCTGCTGGAGGAGGCCGGGTGGCGGCCCGGCCCCGGCGGCATCCGGGTGAACGCGGCGGGCGGGAAGCTGAGCCTGGAATTCAACACCACCGCCGGCAACCGGGCGCGGGAACAGGTGCAGCAGATCATCCAGGGCATGTGGAAGGCGATCGGCGCCGAGGCCCGCATCCGCAACGAGCCGCCGCGCGTGCTGTTCGGCGAGACCCTGTCGCAGCGCCGCTTCACCGGCGCCGCGCTCTTCGCCTGGGTCAGCAGCCCGGAGAACGTGCCCCGCACCACCCTGCATTCCAGCGAGATCCCCACCGCCGAGCGGAACTGGTCGGGGCAGAACTACCCGGGCTTCCGGAACGCGGAGATGGATGCGCTGCTGGAGGAACTGCCGCAGGAGCTCGACCCGGAGAAGCGCAGGCCGCTCTGGGCGCGGCTACAGGCCATCACCGCCACGGAACTGCCCGCCCTGCCGCTCTGGCACCGTGCCGAGGCGCATGTCTGGCCACTCTGGCTCTCGGGGGTGGAACCGACCGGGCACCTGAACCCCTCCTCGCTCTGGGTCACGGGCTGGAAGGCCGCCTGA
- a CDS encoding ABC transporter permease: MLRLIGWRLPQMALSLALLSLLAWLAIGLMPGDPVSLAALSDPHLTAEDVARLRALHGLDQPLLLRWWAWAGAVLRGEFGYSRLYARPAAQILLPALRATLELLGAALLLSAGLGVAMGVLAALRPRFAPAVETVAILGQSVPVFWFAILAILLFAVRLGWLPAGGTAEEGWPAEWRFLLLPVVTLAFHGLAAYARHTAAAMRGVLGQNFILAARARGAGGARIAWTHAFPNAAIPVLAIAAVDVGALVSGALVTETVFARPGMGKLLYDAVMGNDYNLALLALLLVALVTMLATLGADLLQQALDPRLDPSMGGEAPR; the protein is encoded by the coding sequence GTGCTGCGGCTGATCGGCTGGCGCCTGCCGCAGATGGCGCTGTCGCTGGCGCTGCTGTCCCTGCTCGCCTGGCTGGCGATCGGGCTGATGCCGGGGGACCCGGTCTCCCTCGCCGCCCTCAGCGATCCGCACCTCACCGCCGAGGATGTCGCGCGGCTGCGGGCGCTGCACGGGCTCGACCAGCCGCTGCTGCTGCGCTGGTGGGCCTGGGCCGGGGCCGTGCTGCGGGGCGAGTTCGGCTATTCCCGCCTCTATGCCCGCCCGGCGGCGCAGATCCTGCTGCCCGCCCTGCGCGCGACGCTGGAGCTGCTCGGCGCCGCGCTGCTGCTCTCGGCCGGGCTCGGCGTGGCCATGGGGGTCCTGGCGGCGCTGCGCCCACGCTTCGCCCCGGCGGTGGAGACGGTGGCGATCCTCGGCCAGTCCGTGCCGGTCTTCTGGTTCGCCATCCTGGCCATCCTGCTCTTCGCGGTGCGGCTGGGCTGGCTGCCGGCCGGCGGCACGGCAGAGGAGGGCTGGCCCGCGGAATGGCGCTTCCTGCTCTTGCCGGTGGTGACGCTGGCCTTCCATGGCCTCGCCGCCTATGCGCGGCACACGGCGGCGGCGATGCGCGGCGTGCTGGGGCAGAACTTCATCCTGGCGGCGCGGGCACGCGGGGCAGGCGGGGCGCGCATCGCCTGGACCCATGCCTTCCCCAATGCCGCCATCCCCGTGCTCGCCATCGCGGCGGTGGATGTCGGGGCGCTGGTCTCCGGCGCGCTGGTGACGGAAACGGTCTTCGCCCGGCCCGGCATGGGGAAGCTGCTCTACGACGCGGTGATGGGCAACGACTACAACCTCGCCCTCCTCGCCCTGCTGCTGGTGGCGCTGGTGACCATGCTGGCGACGCTGGGGGCCGACCTGCTGCAACAGGCGCTGGACCCGCGGCTGGACCCGTCGATGGGCGGGGAGGCGCCGCGGTGA
- a CDS encoding ABC transporter permease, translating to MIRFRLGLSLLALLLLLALLAGAISQLLGLDPEAQDLLARFAPPSPDHPLGTDELGRDLLARLLGGARVSLAVGLATALLATALGTGIGLLAAWRGGWLDALLMRLADGLLALPALPLLVLLAAMDTSAIGLPRGETAADVTRIVLILSAFGWVGVARLVRAAARSVLARDWVRAARALGAGETRVLFRHVLPSLAPSIAVAASLTAAGAILAESTLSFLGLGIQPPAPSWGNMLANAQDLVLSAPEVAIWPGLAIMLAVAGCTLLADGVRRR from the coding sequence GTGATCCGCTTCCGCCTCGGCCTCTCGCTGCTCGCCCTGCTGCTCCTGCTGGCCCTGCTCGCCGGGGCGATCAGCCAGCTTCTCGGCCTCGATCCGGAGGCGCAGGATCTTCTCGCCCGCTTCGCGCCGCCCTCGCCGGACCATCCGCTCGGCACGGATGAGCTGGGGCGCGACCTGCTGGCCCGGCTGCTGGGCGGGGCGCGGGTCTCGCTCGCCGTCGGGCTGGCCACCGCCCTGCTCGCCACGGCGCTGGGGACGGGGATCGGCCTGCTGGCCGCCTGGCGCGGCGGCTGGCTGGACGCGCTGCTGATGCGGCTCGCCGACGGGCTGCTGGCCCTGCCCGCCCTGCCGCTGCTGGTCCTGCTCGCGGCCATGGACACCAGCGCCATCGGCCTGCCGCGCGGCGAGACGGCGGCGGATGTCACGCGGATCGTGCTGATCCTCTCGGCGTTCGGCTGGGTCGGCGTGGCGCGGCTGGTGCGCGCCGCCGCCCGTTCCGTCCTGGCGCGGGACTGGGTGCGCGCGGCGCGGGCCCTGGGCGCGGGCGAGACCCGGGTGCTGTTCCGCCATGTGCTGCCGAGCCTCGCACCCTCCATCGCCGTGGCGGCCTCGCTCACCGCCGCCGGGGCGATCCTGGCGGAAAGCACGCTCTCCTTCCTGGGGCTCGGTATCCAGCCGCCCGCGCCGTCCTGGGGCAACATGCTCGCCAATGCGCAGGACCTGGTGCTGTCCGCGCCGGAGGTCGCCATCTGGCCCGGCCTCGCGATCATGCTGGCCGTGGCGGGCTGCACCCTGCTGGCGGATGGGGTCCGCCGGCGCTGA
- a CDS encoding class II glutamine amidotransferase, with product MDTLVATPCHSLIHQSLHASECKTETNGDGFGLGWYGEREVPGLYRELRPAWSDENLLSIASQVRSRLFFAHVRAATGTATTRANCHPYSHGRWLFMHNGQAGGWSTIRRKVEALIPDELYPARGGTSDSEALFLAALAAGMEEDPVGAVMRTLHRVRGLMDEAGIEAPLRFTAALSDGRSLWAFRWACDAQPPSLYHRHTPSGLVLVSEPIDENRAHWQEVPRGHALVLHPDAAPAIQSLEPAMGRAA from the coding sequence ATGGACACGCTGGTGGCGACGCCCTGTCACTCGCTGATCCACCAGTCCTTGCATGCCTCCGAATGCAAGACGGAGACGAATGGCGATGGCTTCGGTCTCGGCTGGTACGGGGAGCGTGAGGTGCCGGGGCTTTATCGCGAACTCCGCCCGGCCTGGTCGGACGAGAACCTGCTTTCCATCGCCTCGCAGGTCCGCTCCCGGCTCTTCTTCGCCCATGTGCGGGCGGCCACCGGCACGGCCACGACGCGGGCGAACTGCCACCCCTATTCGCATGGCCGCTGGCTCTTCATGCACAACGGCCAAGCCGGGGGCTGGAGCACGATCCGCCGCAAGGTCGAGGCGCTGATCCCCGATGAGCTCTACCCCGCCCGGGGCGGCACCTCGGACAGCGAGGCGCTGTTCCTGGCCGCCCTCGCCGCCGGCATGGAGGAGGACCCGGTGGGCGCGGTGATGCGCACGCTGCACCGGGTGCGTGGGCTGATGGACGAGGCCGGGATCGAGGCCCCGCTGCGCTTCACCGCCGCCCTGTCGGATGGGCGCAGCCTCTGGGCCTTCCGCTGGGCCTGCGACGCGCAGCCCCCCTCGCTCTACCACCGCCACACGCCGAGCGGCCTGGTGCTGGTGTCCGAGCCGATCGACGAGAACCGGGCGCACTGGCAGGAGGTGCCGCGCGGGCATGCGCTGGTGCTGCATCCGGATGCGGCGCCGGCCATCCAGTCCCTGGAGCCGGCGATGGGGCGTGCGGCCTGA
- a CDS encoding molybdopterin-dependent oxidoreductase gives MSRIHPHSAHWGAFDAVVEDGRLREARPFARDAAPGALLASIPDAVHARSRIDRPHIREGWLRGERAGSERGRDRFVPVSWDRAIRLAAQESRRVRAEAGDAAILGGSYGWSSAGRFHHARSQLHRFLGLGGGFTSQVTNYSYGAGMTLMPHVLGTNDVLQGPVTDWDTVARHTRLMLCFGGLPLKNGLVTAGGAGSHDYAAQMRRAAGAGVRFVNISPFRGDCAEFLGAEWVPIRPNSDAALAFALLHVLIGEGLEDRDFLARCTMGWERLRAYVLGEADGVAKSPDWAAPLCEVPAETIRRLAREATGTATMVTATWSLQRAEHGEQPWWALVALASALGGIGEPGRGIVFGYGSMNGMGTPRRRLPSVNLPATRNPGPSIPVSRVVELLERPGEVLSYNGRDITLPEIRLIWWAGGNPFHHHQDLNRLRRAWNRAETVIVQEPWWTAPARMADIVLPATTTLERNDIGSSSSDRFVRAMHRAVPPQGQARNDHDMLADMAEELGFRDRFTQGRDESAWLRHLYGQWQRSCAHFGVAVPDFDRFWAEGHVEIPPPNEGFTIFDGFARDPAANPLNTPSGKVELFSETISRFGYEEIPGHPVWREPREWLGAPLAERFPLHLLSYQPATRLHGQMDDGRVSLASKIQGREPMLMHPADAAARGLEDGAVVRVFNARGALLAGLRLSGEIRPGVVALATGAWWDPQEVGGETLCVHGNANVLTQDVGTSRLGQGCAAQSCLVQVEAWAGALPEIRVHEPPPVLEAAE, from the coding sequence ATGAGTCGTATCCATCCGCACAGCGCGCATTGGGGAGCCTTCGACGCGGTGGTGGAGGATGGGCGGCTGCGCGAGGCGCGGCCCTTCGCGCGCGATGCGGCGCCGGGGGCGCTGCTGGCCAGCATCCCCGACGCGGTGCATGCCCGCAGCCGCATCGACCGCCCCCATATCCGGGAGGGCTGGCTGCGCGGCGAGCGCGCGGGGTCGGAGCGCGGGCGCGACCGTTTCGTGCCGGTGTCCTGGGACCGTGCCATCCGCCTCGCGGCGCAGGAGAGCCGGCGGGTGCGGGCGGAGGCGGGGGACGCCGCCATCCTCGGCGGTTCCTATGGCTGGAGCTCGGCCGGGCGCTTCCATCACGCGCGTTCACAGCTGCACCGCTTCCTCGGCCTGGGCGGCGGCTTCACCTCGCAGGTGACGAACTATTCCTACGGCGCCGGCATGACCCTGATGCCGCATGTCCTGGGCACGAACGACGTGCTCCAGGGGCCGGTGACGGACTGGGACACCGTCGCACGCCATACGCGGCTGATGCTCTGCTTCGGCGGGCTGCCGCTGAAGAACGGGCTGGTCACGGCGGGCGGCGCCGGCAGCCATGACTACGCGGCCCAGATGCGCCGCGCCGCCGGGGCCGGGGTGCGCTTCGTCAACATCTCCCCCTTCCGCGGGGACTGCGCCGAATTCCTCGGCGCGGAATGGGTGCCCATCCGCCCCAACAGCGACGCCGCGCTGGCCTTCGCCCTGCTGCATGTGCTGATCGGCGAGGGGCTGGAGGACCGGGACTTCCTCGCCCGCTGCACCATGGGCTGGGAGCGGCTGCGCGCCTATGTGCTGGGCGAGGCGGATGGCGTGGCGAAGAGCCCGGACTGGGCCGCGCCGCTCTGCGAGGTCCCGGCGGAGACCATCCGCCGCCTGGCGCGCGAGGCCACCGGGACGGCCACCATGGTCACCGCCACCTGGTCGCTCCAGCGCGCCGAGCATGGCGAGCAGCCCTGGTGGGCGCTGGTCGCCCTGGCCAGCGCCCTGGGCGGGATCGGCGAACCGGGCCGGGGGATCGTCTTCGGCTATGGCTCGATGAACGGCATGGGCACGCCGCGCCGCCGCCTGCCCAGCGTGAACCTGCCGGCGACGCGCAATCCCGGCCCCTCGATCCCCGTTTCCCGCGTTGTGGAACTGCTGGAACGGCCGGGCGAGGTGCTGTCCTACAACGGGCGCGACATCACCCTGCCGGAGATCCGCCTGATCTGGTGGGCCGGCGGCAATCCCTTCCACCACCACCAGGACCTGAACCGCCTCCGCCGCGCCTGGAACCGCGCCGAGACGGTGATCGTGCAGGAGCCCTGGTGGACCGCCCCGGCGCGGATGGCCGACATCGTGCTGCCCGCCACCACGACGCTGGAGCGCAACGACATCGGCTCCTCCTCCTCCGACCGCTTCGTGCGGGCCATGCACCGGGCCGTCCCGCCACAGGGGCAGGCGCGCAACGACCATGACATGCTGGCCGACATGGCGGAGGAACTCGGCTTCCGCGACCGCTTCACCCAGGGGCGGGACGAGTCGGCCTGGCTGCGGCACCTCTATGGCCAATGGCAGCGCTCCTGCGCGCATTTCGGCGTGGCGGTCCCGGATTTCGACCGCTTCTGGGCCGAGGGCCATGTCGAGATCCCGCCGCCGAACGAGGGCTTCACGATCTTCGACGGCTTCGCCCGCGATCCGGCGGCGAACCCGCTGAACACGCCCTCCGGCAAGGTGGAGCTCTTTTCCGAAACCATCTCCCGCTTCGGCTATGAGGAGATCCCCGGCCATCCCGTCTGGCGGGAACCGCGCGAATGGCTGGGCGCGCCGCTGGCGGAACGCTTCCCGCTGCACCTGCTCTCCTACCAGCCGGCGACACGGCTGCATGGGCAGATGGATGACGGGCGCGTCTCGCTGGCGAGCAAGATCCAGGGCCGGGAGCCGATGCTGATGCACCCGGCGGATGCGGCGGCACGCGGCCTGGAGGACGGGGCGGTGGTGCGGGTCTTCAACGCGCGCGGCGCCCTGCTGGCCGGGCTGCGGCTGAGCGGGGAGATCCGCCCCGGCGTGGTCGCCCTGGCCACCGGCGCCTGGTGGGACCCGCAGGAGGTCGGCGGCGAGACGCTCTGCGTCCATGGCAACGCCAATGTGCTGACGCAGGATGTCGGCACCTCCCGCCTCGGCCAGGGCTGCGCGGCGCAGTCCTGCCTCGTGCAGGTCGAGGCCTGGGCGGGGGCGCTGCCGGAGATCCGGGTGCATGAGCCGCCGCCGGTGCTGGAAGCGGCGGAATAG
- a CDS encoding aminotransferase — MPPRANSAAARDAAYVLHPSTELKAQSQNGSLVIDRGEGVRVWDESGKEYLEAVAGLWCASLGFSNDRLREAADRQMRKLPYYHGFGAKSHEPMIELAEMLVQRAPVPMGRAFFANSGSEANDTAVKMVWYYNNAIGRPQKKKIISRLRAYHGITVAAASLTGLPTNHKLFDLPLPGFFHVATPHHYHGAEPGETEEAFASRLVDEVEQLILREGPETVAAMWAEPVMGAGGVVIPPRTYYEKLQAVLKKYDVLFVADEVICGFGRTGSYWGSQTFDLKPDIIVCAKALSSSFLPISGVLVTQQVFDGLAEGSASVGVFGHGYTYSGHPVSAAVAIETLKIYDEMNMVEHAQRVGAHMQAELRRRFGDHPLVGEVRGIGMIGAVEIVEDKASHRNFDAGKKLGYRLAALGEKEGVLTRALGNDTIAFSPPIIATEGEVDEMLERFSRALDSFTVELRRENLTVV, encoded by the coding sequence ATGCCTCCCCGCGCGAATTCCGCCGCTGCCCGCGACGCCGCCTATGTCCTGCATCCCAGCACCGAGCTCAAGGCGCAAAGCCAGAACGGCTCGCTGGTCATCGATCGCGGCGAGGGCGTGCGCGTCTGGGACGAGAGCGGCAAGGAATACCTGGAGGCGGTCGCTGGCCTGTGGTGCGCCTCGCTGGGCTTCAGCAACGACCGGCTGCGCGAGGCCGCGGACCGGCAGATGCGCAAGCTGCCCTACTATCACGGCTTCGGCGCCAAGTCGCATGAGCCGATGATCGAGCTGGCCGAGATGCTGGTGCAGCGCGCGCCCGTGCCGATGGGCCGCGCCTTCTTCGCCAATTCCGGCTCCGAGGCCAACGACACGGCCGTGAAGATGGTCTGGTACTACAACAACGCCATCGGCCGCCCGCAGAAGAAGAAGATCATCTCCCGCCTGCGCGCCTATCACGGCATCACCGTCGCCGCCGCCTCGCTGACCGGCCTGCCGACGAACCACAAGCTCTTCGACCTGCCGCTGCCGGGCTTCTTCCACGTCGCCACGCCGCACCACTACCACGGCGCCGAGCCGGGCGAGACCGAGGAAGCCTTCGCCTCCCGCCTCGTCGATGAGGTCGAGCAGCTGATCCTGCGCGAGGGGCCGGAGACGGTGGCGGCGATGTGGGCCGAGCCGGTGATGGGCGCCGGCGGCGTCGTCATCCCGCCGCGCACCTATTACGAGAAGCTGCAGGCCGTGCTGAAGAAGTACGACGTGCTCTTCGTCGCCGACGAGGTGATCTGCGGCTTCGGGCGCACCGGTTCCTACTGGGGCTCGCAGACCTTCGACCTGAAGCCGGACATCATCGTCTGCGCCAAGGCGCTCTCCTCCTCCTTCCTGCCGATCTCCGGCGTGCTGGTGACGCAGCAGGTCTTCGACGGGCTGGCGGAAGGCAGCGCCTCGGTCGGCGTCTTCGGCCATGGCTACACCTATTCCGGCCATCCGGTCTCGGCGGCGGTCGCGATCGAGACGCTGAAGATCTATGACGAGATGAACATGGTCGAGCATGCGCAGCGCGTCGGCGCGCATATGCAGGCCGAGTTGCGCCGCCGCTTCGGCGACCATCCGCTGGTGGGCGAGGTGCGCGGCATCGGCATGATCGGAGCGGTCGAGATCGTCGAGGACAAGGCCAGCCACCGGAACTTCGACGCGGGGAAGAAGCTGGGCTACCGCCTCGCCGCGCTCGGCGAGAAGGAAGGCGTGCTGACCCGTGCCCTGGGCAACGACACCATCGCCTTCTCCCCGCCGATCATCGCCACCGAGGGCGAGGTGGACGAGATGCTGGAGCGGTTCTCCCGCGCGCTCGACAGCTTCACGGTCGAGTTGCGCCGCGAGAATCTGACGGTCGTTTGA